One Paenibacillus sp. FSL H7-0737 DNA segment encodes these proteins:
- a CDS encoding response regulator transcription factor gives MNNNVSTYRVMIVDDEAILRTGIMHLCNWSKYGIEIVSQVSNGQDALDHIESTRPHVVITDIVMPVMDGIEFSKIMKVKYPEIKIIVLSSYSEYDYVREVFKYGVTDYLLKPKVSSAELITLIQTLCGSVNLQTSGYIRPNLDISLILAQWLEHDSLPNEESIDLLTKYFRGNCFMLAKASNSLLLSRTEWSQNQMEELLLSLAKQHLSNNLTYSFIFLKTEFLILLNYEETAAQNITTSIQSLAEAVKEKLLYISFILSNPFSGLEQIKEAHLRLTPYLGKLIYFPTQVVVPENAILIPSEKVSFDLNQFTSLLRILAIDDAREQLKAFFLKILSTQDYDEYSLKRLCQNLIYTAMSTLEHIKQPISELGSSRLKLFKTIDLAYSINELESILIQFLDALKSSMKQTDQQSMILHQIYEYVNKHYANEISLSEMANTLHLNYSYLSSYFKQRTQENLTTYISRVRIDKAKELLLDPNLTVSEISRLTGFSEHNYFSKVFKKMTGKTPVEFRTQISQ, from the coding sequence CTTCGAACGGGGATTATGCATTTATGTAACTGGAGCAAATATGGAATTGAAATCGTTTCCCAGGTCTCAAATGGCCAAGATGCGCTCGACCATATCGAATCCACACGTCCACATGTCGTCATCACCGATATTGTGATGCCAGTTATGGATGGAATAGAATTCTCAAAAATCATGAAAGTGAAATATCCGGAAATTAAAATTATCGTATTAAGCAGCTACAGTGAATACGATTATGTTCGGGAAGTCTTTAAATACGGCGTTACTGATTATTTACTCAAACCGAAAGTCTCTTCTGCTGAGCTTATAACTTTAATCCAGACATTGTGTGGTTCAGTGAACTTACAAACATCCGGTTATATTCGTCCTAATCTGGACATTTCGTTGATCCTTGCCCAATGGCTTGAACATGATTCGTTACCAAATGAAGAATCTATAGACTTGCTCACAAAATATTTTCGAGGAAATTGCTTTATGCTGGCAAAAGCCAGCAACAGCTTACTTCTGTCCAGAACAGAGTGGAGTCAAAACCAAATGGAGGAGCTCCTTCTTTCATTGGCAAAGCAACATTTATCTAATAACTTAACCTATTCTTTTATATTCCTTAAGACAGAATTTCTAATTCTCCTAAACTATGAGGAGACTGCAGCTCAAAATATAACGACATCAATTCAATCATTAGCTGAGGCCGTGAAAGAAAAGCTTCTGTATATCTCATTTATTCTTTCCAATCCATTTTCCGGTTTAGAACAGATTAAGGAAGCGCATTTGCGATTAACACCGTACCTTGGCAAACTGATCTATTTCCCAACACAAGTAGTAGTTCCGGAAAATGCAATTCTCATTCCTAGCGAAAAGGTATCTTTCGACCTGAATCAGTTTACTTCATTGTTACGGATTTTGGCTATAGATGACGCCAGAGAACAATTGAAAGCGTTTTTTCTAAAAATCTTATCTACACAGGACTATGACGAATATAGCTTGAAACGTTTATGTCAAAATCTCATCTATACGGCAATGAGTACACTTGAGCATATTAAGCAGCCCATTTCTGAGCTTGGTTCGTCCAGACTAAAGTTATTTAAAACCATTGATTTAGCTTATAGCATCAATGAATTAGAGAGTATTTTGATACAATTCCTAGATGCACTGAAATCCAGTATGAAACAAACAGATCAACAATCGATGATTCTGCACCAGATTTATGAATACGTCAACAAACATTATGCTAATGAAATCTCATTATCAGAAATGGCAAATACCTTGCATCTTAACTATAGTTACCTCTCCTCTTATTTCAAACAGCGAACGCAAGAGAATTTAACTACATATATCAGCAGGGTGCGAATAGATAAAGCGAAAGAACTGCTGCTGGACCCTAATTTAACCGTATCAGAAATCAGCCGTTTAACCGGATTCTCAGAACATAATTATTTCTCGAAGGTATTCAAAAAAATGACTGGAAAGACTCCTGTGGAGTTCCGTACTCAAATCTCCCAGTAA
- a CDS encoding sensor histidine kinase encodes MLRKNSIFIKILILMLMGILVISFILTMASSKISERILLNQVVQNSSANMNLVKNDLLRYNDQVVNTMLQINSSVEFKNYITKPALTSLEHTNLVMSLGRYIDIYKDYLSPDNSHIIVSAMPGKGGRHYSSNNLKWDKIPDEIVSDYMTINGVIPNRIQYHSSSDLFKETVPYKNYIFATKPLVDSASGSMYGYTAVVMDELNIYLKYSPYISEGIHISLISAEGTILSSSNKASISTYNSVLLLNAMNAVEQGGIVTNSENKQTYISYFLPEFNAYIMEEVDQLTAFAPLYTISNEIIKVVSIVLVISMLFVYWLSKRIIQPLNQLVNTMKTSKGDSLKLHPLQEDGSYETNVLTKAYNHLIREIDRYTERVVYEQQERRKADLNALQMQINPHFLYNTLSSIKYLANMHRTQQVDQTIDSLISMLQNTLGSTEDMITVKQEIETLKHYVFINQIRYGDQIGVHFEISEDSTELLVPKLIIQPFVENAFFHAFPGYVSGNIQIFISQRDEHLIIEIMDDGIGMPNAPEQVNVSKKHHLSGIGIQNVHDRIQLLFGSPYGIHIESEPGYGTAIKIIIPAAKYSS; translated from the coding sequence TTGCTTCGTAAGAATAGTATCTTTATCAAAATTCTAATCCTTATGTTAATGGGGATTCTTGTAATCTCCTTCATCCTTACCATGGCCTCCTCGAAAATTTCAGAGCGGATTCTACTAAATCAAGTCGTCCAGAATTCATCCGCCAATATGAATTTGGTAAAGAATGATTTACTGCGATACAATGACCAGGTTGTGAATACGATGCTGCAGATAAACAGTAGTGTTGAATTTAAAAATTATATTACCAAGCCGGCTCTGACCTCGCTTGAGCATACCAATCTGGTTATGAGTCTTGGAAGATATATTGATATCTACAAAGATTACCTCAGTCCCGACAACTCCCATATCATTGTTTCGGCAATGCCGGGAAAAGGAGGACGCCATTATTCAAGCAATAACTTGAAATGGGATAAAATACCGGATGAAATCGTATCGGATTATATGACGATTAATGGAGTTATCCCCAATCGAATTCAATATCATAGCAGTTCAGATCTTTTCAAAGAAACTGTACCCTATAAAAACTATATTTTTGCTACGAAACCTTTGGTGGATAGTGCTTCCGGTTCAATGTACGGATATACAGCCGTTGTTATGGACGAGCTTAACATCTATCTTAAATACAGCCCCTACATTTCGGAAGGCATTCATATCTCGCTTATCTCAGCAGAGGGTACGATTCTCTCCAGCAGCAATAAGGCTTCCATTAGCACGTATAATTCCGTTCTTCTATTGAATGCCATGAACGCTGTGGAGCAAGGAGGTATCGTCACAAATTCAGAAAATAAACAAACCTATATTTCGTATTTCCTTCCGGAGTTTAATGCCTACATTATGGAGGAGGTTGATCAATTAACTGCATTTGCGCCGCTATATACAATCTCAAACGAAATCATCAAGGTAGTTAGCATTGTACTGGTGATTAGCATGTTGTTTGTCTATTGGCTTAGTAAACGAATCATTCAGCCCCTGAATCAGTTAGTCAATACGATGAAAACGTCCAAAGGGGACAGTCTGAAATTGCATCCCTTGCAGGAAGATGGCAGCTACGAGACTAATGTATTAACCAAAGCCTACAATCATCTGATTAGAGAAATTGACCGGTATACCGAAAGAGTTGTCTACGAACAGCAGGAACGCCGGAAGGCAGATCTCAATGCTCTGCAAATGCAAATCAACCCTCACTTCCTGTATAATACGCTGAGTTCGATCAAATATTTAGCCAACATGCATCGGACCCAACAGGTGGATCAAACGATCGATAGCCTCATCTCCATGCTTCAGAATACCTTAGGATCTACAGAGGACATGATTACTGTAAAACAGGAGATAGAGACTTTAAAGCATTATGTATTTATCAATCAGATCAGATACGGTGATCAAATCGGTGTCCACTTTGAGATTTCTGAAGACAGTACGGAGCTGTTGGTCCCCAAGCTGATCATTCAGCCTTTTGTGGAAAACGCGTTTTTCCATGCTTTCCCTGGATACGTCAGCGGCAATATTCAAATCTTCATCTCCCAGCGGGATGAGCATTTAATCATCGAAATTATGGACGATGGTATAGGGATGCCGAACGCTCCTGAGCAGGTGAATGTAAGCAAAAAACATCATTTATCAGGGATTGGCATCCAGAATGTTCATGATCGAATTCAGCTGCTCTTTGGATCACCTTATGGTATCCACATTGAAAGCGAGCCAGGTTATGGCACAGCCATAAAAATAATCATCCCTGCTGCGAAATATAGTTCATGA
- a CDS encoding GNAT family N-acetyltransferase gives MFHSERQSGTLISNVNYMKQIGLAILKCLPICRIIGVRGFIRGLATLRSMSSLWLSMFGDQKYMHLDMLVVQERYRGQGYVSKILKPLLAECCEKNALCTLETQTLSNLPIYEHYQFRTVKVIPLPNSTLEQYCMAYSPSVTE, from the coding sequence GTGTTCCATTCGGAGCGTCAGAGCGGGACATTGATTTCGAACGTCAACTATATGAAACAAATTGGGCTAGCGATTCTCAAGTGTTTACCGATTTGCCGTATCATTGGTGTGCGAGGATTTATTCGAGGGTTAGCCACTTTGCGCAGTATGAGCTCCTTATGGTTATCGATGTTTGGAGATCAGAAGTATATGCATTTGGATATGCTTGTAGTGCAAGAACGTTACCGTGGACAAGGCTATGTATCGAAGATCTTGAAGCCGCTGCTTGCCGAATGCTGTGAGAAGAATGCATTATGCACGTTAGAGACACAGACGCTAAGTAATCTTCCCATCTATGAGCATTATCAGTTCCGCACAGTTAAGGTTATCCCCTTACCCAACAGTACATTAGAGCAGTATTGCATGGCGTATTCTCCAAGCGTTACTGAGTAG
- a CDS encoding undecaprenyl-diphosphate phosphatase — protein sequence MEDIILWLKYLFLGFVQGATEPIPVSSSGHLIIAQKLLGLKQNGLSFEILTNTASLIAICFIFRKDIGRLITGFVQFILTRKEEYKSDFMFSLYIIIGTMPAVIVALFFKDQIEEIFSSVHTVSIALLVTGVALWLIRNLRGRKQDGDLKAKDAVIVGLAQAVALIPGISRSGATVISSIAVGMKQETALRFSFMLYIPISLGGLVMGASDIASDPNRAQLAIPYLIAFITTLIVTYFSMRWFMGIMAKGNLKYFSYYCFLAGILLLIFM from the coding sequence ATGGAAGATATTATACTGTGGCTTAAATACTTGTTTCTAGGGTTTGTTCAAGGGGCAACTGAGCCAATCCCCGTTTCCTCGAGCGGCCATTTAATCATCGCGCAGAAATTGCTAGGCTTAAAACAGAATGGGCTATCCTTTGAAATCCTGACAAATACGGCTTCTCTAATTGCGATTTGCTTTATTTTCCGCAAAGATATCGGAAGATTGATCACTGGATTTGTTCAATTTATTCTGACCCGCAAAGAGGAATATAAGTCAGATTTTATGTTCTCTTTGTACATTATCATTGGCACCATGCCTGCGGTTATCGTAGCCTTGTTCTTTAAGGACCAAATTGAGGAGATCTTCTCGTCAGTACACACCGTGTCCATCGCCTTGCTGGTAACCGGGGTTGCTTTATGGTTAATTCGTAATCTTCGCGGTCGTAAACAAGATGGGGATTTAAAAGCGAAGGATGCAGTCATAGTCGGACTTGCCCAAGCTGTAGCTCTTATTCCCGGGATAAGTCGCTCAGGCGCAACGGTCATCTCTTCCATTGCTGTGGGAATGAAGCAAGAAACTGCTTTACGCTTTTCTTTTATGCTGTATATTCCAATCAGTCTGGGCGGACTTGTTATGGGGGCATCTGATATTGCCAGTGACCCGAACCGAGCGCAACTAGCAATTCCATACTTAATTGCATTTATCACTACACTAATCGTTACGTATTTTTCTATGCGCTGGTTTATGGGGATTATGGCTAAAGGTAATTTGAAGTACTTCTCTTACTACTGCTTCTTGGCTGGGATACTACTCCTTATCTTCATGTAA
- a CDS encoding hydrolase encodes MEDLKRSETECIDAKKTALVVIDLQNGIVNMPNKAPHTGEQVVQKGSSLVQAFTEKGAFVVLVRVSSLDGQDMLRPQTDLKMNAGAIPEGWDTLVPELSDFKNAHVISKRQWGAFFGTDLDLQLRRRGIDTIVLCGISTSIGVDTTAREAYQLGYNQVFVEDAMTASTKEEHDYVCKTIFPRIGKIRSSGEVISLLK; translated from the coding sequence ATGGAAGACTTAAAGAGATCAGAAACTGAATGTATTGATGCAAAGAAAACGGCGCTGGTTGTAATCGACTTGCAAAATGGAATTGTTAACATGCCTAATAAGGCTCCACATACAGGTGAGCAGGTGGTTCAGAAGGGCAGCAGTTTAGTTCAAGCCTTCACGGAAAAGGGGGCGTTTGTAGTACTTGTAAGAGTATCCTCGTTAGATGGACAGGATATGTTAAGACCTCAAACAGATCTGAAGATGAATGCAGGAGCCATTCCAGAAGGTTGGGATACCTTGGTACCTGAATTATCTGACTTCAAAAACGCACATGTGATATCTAAACGTCAGTGGGGGGCATTCTTCGGAACGGATCTTGATTTACAGCTACGGCGTCGTGGTATAGATACAATTGTCTTGTGTGGTATTTCTACATCCATAGGTGTGGATACGACAGCTAGAGAAGCTTATCAGCTTGGTTACAACCAAGTTTTTGTGGAAGATGCAATGACTGCTTCTACGAAAGAAGAGCATGACTATGTGTGTAAAACGATTTTCCCTAGAATCGGCAAGATTCGGTCGAGTGGTGAAGTAATATCCCTCTTAAAATAG
- a CDS encoding multidrug efflux MFS transporter translates to MSMWKRNLIVCWFGMFVTGVGMSQIAPVLPLYIKHLGVDNADSVAQFSGIAFGITFIVSAIFSPIWGLAADRFGRKPMLLRASLGMAIVISCMGFAPNVYVLIALRLLQGTITGYSTACTTLIATQTDKEHAGYALGTLSTASIAGALLGPTIGGFIAESMGLQSSFFVTGGLMLVAFITTALFVKESFHREDKKTLSIKEVWSSVPEKSLTLTLFVTFFILTVALYSVEPIITVYVTQLSKSASHVALLAGMTFSASGLANIIAAPRLGKLSDRIGAQKVILVALIAAGLLFIPQAFVQNPWQLMGLRFLLGLAAGGLIPSVNILVKKITPDALTGRVFGFNMSAGYLGTFAGSVLGGQVAAWFGIRDVFFITSVLLLINAGWVYFKVYKKLSLNGREDNGRLKEIRN, encoded by the coding sequence ATGTCCATGTGGAAAAGGAATTTGATCGTTTGCTGGTTTGGTATGTTTGTAACGGGTGTAGGTATGAGCCAGATTGCGCCAGTATTGCCACTTTACATTAAGCATCTTGGCGTGGATAACGCCGATTCCGTTGCTCAGTTTTCTGGCATTGCTTTTGGGATTACCTTTATCGTTTCAGCCATATTTTCACCCATTTGGGGACTGGCGGCAGACAGGTTCGGACGAAAACCAATGCTTTTGCGGGCAAGTCTTGGGATGGCGATTGTGATCAGCTGTATGGGTTTTGCGCCTAATGTGTATGTATTAATTGCACTAAGATTATTACAGGGCACAATAACGGGTTATAGTACAGCTTGTACTACATTAATCGCCACTCAGACGGATAAGGAACATGCAGGATATGCTTTAGGAACTCTTTCAACAGCCAGTATTGCTGGAGCCTTGCTTGGCCCAACGATTGGTGGTTTCATTGCAGAGAGCATGGGTTTACAAAGTTCATTTTTTGTTACGGGTGGACTGATGCTGGTTGCCTTCATTACTACCGCTTTGTTCGTGAAGGAATCTTTTCATCGTGAAGATAAAAAGACGCTAAGTATCAAGGAGGTCTGGAGCAGTGTTCCAGAGAAGAGCCTAACGCTAACCTTGTTTGTAACCTTCTTTATTCTAACTGTTGCTTTATACTCTGTAGAACCAATTATTACGGTATATGTTACTCAGCTCTCCAAGAGTGCTAGTCATGTGGCTCTGCTTGCAGGGATGACCTTCTCAGCTTCAGGGCTGGCTAACATCATTGCTGCTCCAAGGCTTGGCAAGTTGTCTGACCGAATAGGTGCTCAAAAAGTTATACTAGTTGCGCTTATAGCGGCAGGACTTCTGTTTATCCCACAAGCGTTTGTTCAGAATCCTTGGCAGTTAATGGGTCTGCGTTTTCTACTAGGATTAGCGGCAGGTGGGTTAATACCTTCTGTGAATATCCTCGTTAAGAAAATAACACCAGATGCGCTTACAGGCAGAGTGTTTGGATTTAACATGTCGGCAGGTTATCTTGGCACATTTGCGGGTTCGGTTCTAGGTGGGCAAGTGGCAGCCTGGTTTGGGATCCGAGATGTATTCTTTATTACCAGTGTTTTGCTATTGATAAATGCAGGCTGGGTTTATTTTAAAGTATATAAAAAACTAAGCTTAAATGGGAGAGAAGACAATGGAAGACTTAAAGAGATCAGAAACTGA
- a CDS encoding AraC family transcriptional regulator — MNINNLFFHILYCNYRYFNDPKRNWSKLVRTLQHHELLLVTGGKGSFMMERKRHSFKAGMLFYISPDVKHSIEIDAEDPLCFLSVHFNYAKVSMNEENWGISGDVDSLHLQAVSELKDYYQVEDIFGQMIQSWNTKLPGYEFVAKTLLQQLIIAIAQNTQKQSQNYSTSLKVEKIINYMHQKINEKVSLSELSDLVQLSPAYLSRAFKEITGYSIIEFFNKMKIDKAKELILEGDIKIKAVAQTLGFTDEFYFSRIFKRMTGISPSEFQSKNVHGV, encoded by the coding sequence ATGAATATAAATAATCTATTTTTCCACATACTATATTGTAATTACAGATACTTCAACGACCCCAAGAGAAATTGGAGCAAGCTCGTTAGAACCCTTCAGCATCATGAACTTCTCTTAGTGACTGGAGGGAAGGGCAGCTTTATGATGGAGCGAAAACGACATTCGTTTAAAGCTGGTATGTTATTCTATATTTCTCCAGATGTTAAGCATTCAATAGAGATAGATGCTGAAGATCCCTTATGCTTTCTGTCCGTTCATTTCAACTATGCGAAGGTGAGCATGAACGAGGAGAACTGGGGAATTAGTGGTGATGTGGATTCACTCCATTTGCAAGCTGTATCCGAATTGAAGGATTATTATCAAGTGGAAGATATCTTCGGACAAATGATTCAGAGCTGGAATACTAAGCTGCCAGGGTATGAATTTGTAGCGAAGACTTTGTTACAGCAGCTTATCATTGCAATTGCTCAAAATACACAAAAACAAAGTCAAAATTACTCCACTTCATTAAAGGTGGAAAAAATTATTAATTATATGCATCAAAAGATCAATGAGAAAGTTAGCTTGAGCGAATTGTCAGATTTGGTACAGCTTTCACCTGCTTATTTATCGAGAGCATTCAAAGAGATTACAGGTTATTCGATCATTGAGTTTTTTAATAAAATGAAAATTGATAAAGCGAAAGAGCTGATTCTTGAAGGGGACATAAAAATCAAAGCGGTTGCGCAAACCCTTGGATTTACGGATGAATTTTATTTCAGCAGAATTTTTAAAAGAATGACAGGCATCAGCCCTTCGGAATTTCAGAGCAAAAATGTCCATGGAGTTTAG
- a CDS encoding stalk domain-containing protein, with product MRKRWILIGVLLLMAITPLIDVTKVQAAKVLFDGTSSAEQLKALASINKIRQQMGLDEVKLDPALVKAAINHARYANANFTIKSEGDLSIEVKGREFFTQQTPKERVLTSGLSGEVTEIMETVYMKERAYDEFDMASEINELAVMHDRREVMLTPAVASIGIARVGKSTVIVGAVKSEGVMTTPATASLFPYDGMTRVWSGNIYKMNAQQLIQGEATTLTVFSSLRDVADIKAKLSTQAGNRHISIPLSVKKLNSGYGYVLTAQRQLRGDREYTAEVSFQSGGETLVKKWTFKTSPFLYQLNIDDMPLLSAPPLNIVNGISEVPMRYLFELFGARVEWNKATRTITAEKNGLSLKMTIDDHTAYINGQAVQMNSPPHLYGYSTYVPLRFISETFGYDVEYDPIERSVDIWTGLL from the coding sequence ATGCGTAAAAGATGGATACTTATAGGCGTCTTGCTGCTTATGGCAATCACTCCATTGATTGATGTCACAAAGGTACAAGCCGCAAAAGTATTGTTTGACGGAACTAGTAGTGCGGAGCAACTAAAAGCACTAGCTTCAATTAATAAAATTCGGCAACAAATGGGGTTGGATGAAGTGAAACTTGATCCTGCCCTCGTTAAGGCGGCGATTAATCATGCTCGCTATGCTAATGCTAATTTTACAATAAAGTCTGAAGGCGATTTATCTATAGAAGTGAAAGGTCGTGAGTTCTTTACCCAACAAACGCCTAAAGAGAGAGTGTTAACGTCGGGTTTAAGCGGAGAAGTAACGGAGATTATGGAAACCGTATATATGAAAGAGCGGGCCTATGATGAATTTGATATGGCTTCAGAGATTAACGAGCTAGCAGTTATGCATGATCGCAGGGAAGTGATGCTGACCCCGGCAGTTGCTTCTATTGGCATTGCACGAGTGGGTAAGTCTACCGTGATTGTTGGTGCTGTGAAGTCAGAAGGCGTAATGACTACACCAGCGACTGCGAGCTTATTTCCTTATGATGGAATGACGCGAGTGTGGTCAGGCAACATTTACAAAATGAATGCACAGCAGTTAATTCAAGGAGAAGCTACAACACTTACGGTCTTTAGTAGTCTACGGGATGTAGCGGACATAAAGGCTAAACTAAGCACACAGGCAGGCAACCGCCACATTAGTATCCCGCTTAGTGTGAAGAAACTCAATTCTGGTTACGGGTATGTATTAACAGCGCAGCGTCAGTTGAGGGGGGATCGGGAGTATACCGCGGAGGTTTCATTTCAATCTGGTGGCGAAACGCTAGTGAAAAAATGGACCTTTAAGACAAGCCCATTCCTGTATCAGTTGAATATTGATGATATGCCACTTCTATCAGCACCGCCGCTAAACATTGTGAATGGTATTTCAGAAGTGCCCATGCGTTATCTCTTTGAGTTATTTGGAGCCAGGGTAGAATGGAACAAGGCAACTCGCACGATTACCGCTGAAAAAAATGGACTTTCTCTGAAGATGACCATCGACGATCATACAGCCTACATTAATGGACAAGCTGTGCAGATGAATAGCCCACCTCATCTATACGGTTACTCGACCTATGTTCCCCTCCGATTCATATCCGAAACGTTCGGATATGACGTTGAATACGATCCGATCGAACGTTCGGTGGACATTTGGACAGGGCTTTTATGA
- a CDS encoding CAP domain-containing protein, which produces MKQRISSIRRVKSSLSKGIKTKRSSGTKRVGKSRIHIRQANAFELQVFRLVNEERTSRGIAALTLNTRLTDLAVLKSRDMRDNNYFSHTSPTYGTPSQMLDRFGVEWRAYAENIAAGQATPEAVMRTWMNSTGHRANILDPRFTDIGVGYVGGTATSQYQHYWTQLFIQKP; this is translated from the coding sequence ATGAAGCAAAGAATATCTTCAATAAGAAGAGTCAAAAGTTCTTTGAGTAAAGGAATAAAAACGAAACGTAGTTCCGGAACGAAAAGAGTAGGGAAGTCAAGGATTCATATTAGACAAGCTAACGCATTTGAATTGCAAGTTTTTAGATTAGTCAACGAAGAACGGACGAGTAGAGGAATCGCTGCCTTAACTCTAAATACGCGGCTAACTGATCTTGCGGTTTTGAAATCAAGAGATATGAGGGATAATAACTATTTTAGTCATACCTCTCCAACTTATGGTACCCCCTCTCAAATGCTAGATCGATTTGGAGTGGAGTGGCGTGCTTATGCAGAAAATATCGCGGCGGGCCAAGCAACACCTGAAGCAGTAATGAGAACGTGGATGAATAGTACTGGTCATAGAGCTAATATTTTGGATCCTCGCTTTACGGATATTGGGGTTGGTTATGTAGGGGGAACTGCGACTAGTCAATATCAACATTATTGGACACAACTGTTTATTCAGAAACCATAA
- a CDS encoding MarR family winged helix-turn-helix transcriptional regulator, which produces MDSKDPLGLVIRDLHLEIANYLTKLLAPVRLAPEQHLLMALLLEKEGLSQNEIANKLGKDKASVARMIASLENKGYIHKVPSTQDRRSVNVFVTDEGRKLETIINEVTIKLNEIIATGFSPAEYSALTTLLTRVQNNVREA; this is translated from the coding sequence ATGGATTCCAAAGACCCGCTAGGGTTAGTTATTCGAGATTTACACTTAGAAATAGCCAATTATTTAACAAAATTGCTTGCACCCGTTCGGCTTGCGCCTGAACAACATTTACTTATGGCTTTGTTGCTTGAGAAAGAAGGTCTATCTCAGAACGAGATTGCTAATAAACTTGGGAAGGATAAAGCCAGTGTTGCCCGAATGATCGCTAGCTTAGAGAACAAGGGGTACATTCATAAAGTACCAAGTACGCAAGACCGTCGTTCGGTAAATGTTTTTGTCACAGACGAAGGCAGGAAATTAGAGACTATAATCAATGAGGTGACGATCAAATTAAACGAAATTATAGCGACAGGATTCTCTCCTGCGGAGTACTCAGCGCTAACAACTTTGTTAACTCGTGTGCAGAATAATGTAAGAGAGGCATAA